The Nicotiana tabacum cultivar K326 chromosome 5, ASM71507v2, whole genome shotgun sequence sequence aagaagaagaagaagaagaattctTTATAATTGTCCGACGCAgtaggggcatttgcatctatacccgctttttgggtcacgttttaacttgtgtccgctttgcaaaaaaaattacaagcgtacccactttttcgcgtaattTCAGCATccgggctgaagtagcaaaggcaatcacgcaaaacttcagtaTTCTAGTAGACGCCAAGagtgctaaagtttttgtttgtaattgctgaacttaagcatagtagctgaagttttgttctctatttgctgaagtttttgtttgtaattattgaagtttttgtttttgtaactggcgaagtttttgttttgtaactggaagttttgttttgtaactggcgagtttttgtttttgtaactggcgaacttcagctctttTGTTTTGTAACTACCCACACGAAGTAACTTAAAGCTGTCGCTTTAATTTTATTTGCTGCTATTTGCTGAAGTACGATAGGCAGCTTTGAAACTTCTCTTCTTTAAATATTCCTATTCTCTTCTCACTCAATTTATTTTCAACCACAAGATGCATAAGATTGAAGTTGCAAAATCAAGATAGAACCTTTACAGCTGAGGGTGTCGGcgaaaaggaaaaaattattgaaaatttatAGGACTCACCGGAGAAATAAGAAGAAGCAGATAGGGATGAACCTTACttctggaaaaagaaaagataaaactttgaggaggagaaaggggactgaaattatttaaaaagtgggtacaagttaaaatttttttaaaaaaatagatatagattaaatggggacgaccaaatagggcgccccgtgcaatttttacgacGCAGTACAAGTAGTTTTGAGCCCGAGCTGTGCGGCATTGATCGCCGCCAGGACACCCCCACCGCCAATGATGACGACGTCGTTTTCGTCAGGATGCTGACGCAAAGGTTCTGGTTAAAGAGAATGAATAGTTTGAAGTACTGTAGAGATATCTGGTTGCTAAAATTGTTCCTTTCGTTTAGCTAAGGTTGAAATCGTCATTTTCCGTTAGGTTTTTGGCCAAATTAGGGAGATTTGCTTCGTGCTGTTGAGTTGATGAAGACGAGTTTTTATGGTAAATATAATGTATAAGTTGGTTACACCATGTAAATTTTCCTTATAAAAATATATGCCTTTGCAACCCCCTAATTTTGATCCGTACAAATAGGCACTACAACGGCAAGAAAGCAAATCAAATGTCACAACACCCCTTTATGCACAAGGTGTTTATTGATCTTGTTTCTGGACCACACCTATTGACCTTGAACTGGATTTAgcaaaaaaaataacaacaatctAAGAATCATATTCAGTTTTAGAAGTTCAAATCAAATATAGTGAACCCCAACTGAATAAAGAAAAATTGCATGGTTGCAGACAGATGCACACAAGAATAAATGTAAGAAAATCTTTTGAAGATTGAGGATGGAAGGTATCTAATTTGTTCTTATACATCTAATATGATAAATCTACCCCATGAATTAAAATAGTATCCTCCAAATCCTTCTGTCATATATTCACATTAAAAATTGAACAATTCCTAGCTTTCGCTCATGTTGAAAATATGGGGattaaaaagaaagataaaaaagaaTTGACCAAAATCATTAAGAATACTTCAGTCTATGATTCCGAGTGGCTCTAAGATGTGTATCTGAGTTCTTGGCTAGATACTCAGACAATTCTATGCAAACCAATTTCCCAAGAGTATATATCACTATGCAAGACACAACTCATGTACCTCACCATCACGGTACGAAAGAATTTCGTGCAGCTATCTTCCTAAGGGTATAGCAGaatttttcttcaagaagagtTATTGTACAGAAGGTATTTTGTAGAGGTGAATTCCGTCCATGCCAGGAGGCGATTGGGGTGAAATTGCCTGACGATCAGTTTCACTAAATTCCAGGAATTTCCTTGCAGTTGCTTGAGGTTCCAATATACGACCCATCTTTCTCGGAAATGTATCAGTAATATGAGGATATCTGGAGGCGTTTCTGTTTCCAGTAGAAGATAAAGACTCTTCTTTTATGATATTTCTATGTGCTGAAGCAACAACAGAAGCGAAAACGCCAGATTCCTTCAATCCCTGTATAATGACCTATAGGCAGAAGAAGTTTAAAAAGGTAGATTCAAGGGTTGATAGCCCTCAAAGTTTAACTCAAATATTTTTTGATCTTACCATGGGAGTATATATGCGTGTCAATATGCCCTTCTTGATAAGTTTCCGAATAAGTGTTTTATCGGTCCAAACAACATGTTCACGGTACCTGATTCAAGAAAAGAATCTGTCAAAATTTTCTATCCGTAAAAAAGGGACGTTCAGAATGATGTCGAGTTCATTTTCCTTCAAAGCTGTACAttcataaaaaagaaaaacaaaggaaacaTTCTTCCTCTATCTTTTTCTGATACAAATAAAATATACAGTTCAGAATCACCATGGTAAGTTAGTTAAATGAGCAGCCATTAACTGTGACAGAATACCGAAAGGAATTGATTCATGATGAAGTCAGAGGAAGGAAGTTAAAGAAGTATTACCACTGAAGCATTTCCTCCTCTGTCACAGTTGAAGCTATTATAAAAGCCTGCAATGCAAAGATCAAAATTAATCAACAAAGAAATTTTACGGTCCATCTTTTGAACCAAAAAAAAATTGTGTACACTATTTCTTCgctttcttcttatgtttcattttCCAGCTTTTCAAttcattagttttttttttccagataacTAGATACTATTAACTCTTAGTTCAATCGGCGTGCCTGCATATAAGTGTTTTTTGAGCATTCATTATATGTTTATTTGCATTAACATTATGATTGTAATCCAGATTGACATGATTAAGCACAACAGCTTGCCGATTACTCACAGCTCTGTCGAATTCTAGCATGAagcatcttttcacatcttctTTTGTAGGTTTACATCCACAACGATCTCGTCGTGAAGTTAAATCTGAAAACTTGGGGTATGTGTAATGCAGAACAGCAGCCTCATCCAGTTTTATCTCTCTACAATCAATAAGAAAATACATTGTTATTACACAAGTGGAAACAATTAAGGAGATTGTAATATGCAGTAACATAAAAATTTAAGAAGTAAACTACATAGCTAAAGAAAAATAGATCATATAAGGAACATACCAAAGAAGTGAAAAAGCATGACAAACATCGTTTGTTTGTGTGCGCAAGAATTTGACAATACAGTGCTTAGAGGAGACTGGGGATAGATGAAAAATGAAATAGGGATATAAGGAAATAAAAAGTTAGAAATTACATGACGAACAAGCACCATACTTTGGGCTTTTCATGTAGTTGTGCCACCTGTGAGCACCATTAGGACGAAGATGATCTTGAACTCGTGCGGCTGATTTTCCATTTCCATAAGTCAAAAAGTAGTTAGGATTACCACGGGTTGCTTCCTTGTAGTTTCCAAAGTAAGTTTCTTTCGGGAGATGGTCGTAATTCTTCTTGAACATTGAGACCTACCACAAGGTATAAATGTATTACTGGTAAACAGTCCAAATGAGAAAAGCAGAAAAGTTGAAAACTTGATTGCATAATTAATTTCTTCATTCCCAAGTACTTGCTTCCGAAGTATTTGCCAACAAGTTATACATATTTATCTTTGAAAGAAATTAAAAGCTATTCATGTATCGCGACTGAGGATGTTCCAGCAACAGGATTGAATTCAACACTAGAACTTGAAAGAGTAGAAAAAGGATATCGTTAAAGAATCTTACTTCACTAAAAGGTTCCTTTACATCATCTCTCTCAACACTGCTCTCCTGAAATATTTGCCATCATCAGAGAAGATACCAACAAGAAGAAGAGACTgcagaaaatgaaaaggaagcaAATGCATGCCTTTTCGCTTTGCGTGTATGCAACTACATTCTTACACAAAGTTAGCTTGAGCAAGTACAGTCACTTACATAATTAGGAAAGACCACCATATCAACATCTTCAGGTAAATCTGCCAGAAGTCGCCGTAAAGAATACTCACTAGTTCCAGCTGGATGTAATAGCTCATCAGTATCAAGATGAATAATCCAATCCACGCCAGCTTCCTGTAGATTTACAAGGTAATGAAAGTGGATCAGAAGGCAACCATAAATGGAAACAGATGAAGTTATAGAAGTCATACCCTTGCCATGACGATGGCCATTTCCATGTTAAGAGTCTGCTTAACAAATAACTCGTAGTTGCATGGTTGGTAGAAGAATCCAGCTAGCCAGGTTTCATTCCAGATCCGACTAGGACACGAGGCATAACAGATCAGCAGATCAAATAATAAGTTCACTTAATAGAGAGGTGAGATGAAATATAGAAAACATAGCACGTCTTCTAGTTCATACAGAAAGTGCACTACCTAAATTTAGTTTGATTTAAGTTACTACCCTTGAATAATCACTTCTTCACCTAAGTCTATTACAACCTGATATTACCTGCCTTCAACCTTTTCAGGAACATGTTGCTAATTAGAAATTGAGAAGTCAAGACTGTAGTAAAGGAAGTCTTTTCTTTAGCGAGAGGTGAATGAGTTATTCTCTTGTTTAGTAAGGGGATGAAAGAAGAGGCAAATAGAAGTCTGACAACCTCTCCGTTATCAGCCTTAAAGAAAGAAGTAATCCCTCATTTACTTACCTTCCAGTAATGCCAAACAAAGGAAGTAAGTGCACAGTCGAAATAAATCAATGAATTTCACTCTCATTTACTCTTCCCTTTCCTTTTAGAAACCAAGAAAAATTTGTGTCTGAATGAGGATAACAATGTCTAGAAATCTCAATGACACAAATAGGATATAGAATATGTTGTCACTGCAGCCCTGGATAGTTACTACTTGCTTGTAAAAGGTTAACGAGTATGAGGTCCACATCAACCCCCTTCCCCAACTCATTGTGGTTACTCCTGATATATAATATAGGTTGCTAAATAAGAAACTCCCAACAAGTTCTGGAAATTTGTTAACTCATGCTAACACGTGTTAGTTTATACAGAAAAGATTTGCTCTCCTCATCTCTTCGGATAAACAGTTTCTCTCATCCTTGGGTTTTGAAGCGTGACTATTACTTGCATCCATTAGCAACATAAAGCAATTGAATGATGCGAGGctgaataaataaaataaaacccccAGAAGGGATACcaaacattttccaaaacaatAGGAAATAATATCTACTCTACTGAACTGAGACCTCATCTTCATAGTTTAGCACAGAATATGTATAAAACATGCAAAGATCGGTTACCTTTTGGCTTGTACATCTTCTAGTTCTCTTGTTCTATATATTACTCTTACTCCCTGCGAAGTATACACATTTCATATAATAATCAAGAGATGAAATCTGTCAAATCAAAACAGTAGAAGTGCTGAAACTGAAAGTTCAAGGCAAAATAATGACAATGGAAATTCTAAGGAGATATTAACACTTACTTGGATTGATTCTAGCACCTTAGATACATTGGGGGATGCAGCTTTTCCCTCCACAAACAGGAAAAAGTTTGTTACCCCAATAACCTTATGATAAAATAACCAGGGTAGTATCTGCTCTAAGCCAGCGGACGTACTTGTAGTGATTGATATCTAATATCGAGCAAAGGTAACATGTTGCTTAGGGTACTGATAAAGCGGAGAAAGAACAGTAAAGCTTCAGTTAAATATCAAAGACGTTGACAGTTGACACTAATGGTAAAAAATGGTGAAGTTATTTAAACGTCACATTTCTATCTTCTTTGGAGAAATATGTTTCAACTTTCAGGAACTCCCTACCATGCCTAAGCAGAAGCGTGAACATCAAACTTGAAATTTGAGAGAAACATTGAAATAATCAAAAGTAAATGAGGTCAAGGACCTTGTAAAATGAAAAGATTTGCTCATTCTGATCCTGATCCATGACATTAAGATCAAATAGAAATACACTTATTACATTGCTTAAAAAATATCAACATTGAGCAAGGTTCAATCCATTCCATTACTTCAAGAATGTGACTGCCTTTGTTCTTAAATATCACCAGCAACTCAATTAGCAATTTCAGTTAGAATATGAATATGAGAGTTAAAGGTGACAACAACTAATGGCACACATAGACAATCAGAAAAGGCCAAGAACTAATAACATGGTTTATCAAACAGGTGGAACCCAATCATCAAAAGAACCTTTTTCACAATTCATGCCACAATAGCAAAAAGACACTTGGCAAATAAGGACAGAAACGTGTTCATCTTTCTTCAATTGATAAAAGTTTAGTATTACTACTTTTTTGGTAACTAAAAAGTTTAGTACTTCAACATGAAGTTATATCAATAATAAAGGCAAAGAGATATAAAGGAACCACGAAAAGCAACAAGTAAACATGAATCCAGATTCATAATCAAGAATATAACCACATTATTCTAAGATTTATTAAGTTAGTTTTAGACTTTTAATCTCCAGAACTAGTCACCCATAATTAACAAAATGAATCATGTTGACAAATAACTGAATTTCTACACCATATTTGAGATTCCTCACAAACATACATTTTATGCACATAACATACATTGACAAAAGAAATAAGAGCATAACCCACAACAAGATCAAAAACCCCACCAAGAACTAAAGGAGCAAACTTCaagaaaacacataaaaatatataaacaatAAAAACTAACCTTAGGCTTAAGATCCGACCCGGAAGATGACCCGAAGTTAAACTTCCAATCTTTGAAGTATGGAAACGAAGGCATACGACTCTGGCCAAGAATATCTTCACAGCCAGAAGAGGATGAATCCGATAAACGTACGGGTTTTGACCCACCCGTGGCGTGAAACTCAATGGGATCATCATCGGGTGCCCATCGGGTACTTGGGTCGGGTAACCCGCCACGCCATTGGAGAACAAAAGCAAAAGCAGCGAGTGATACAGAAAGAACTGTCAGTAAAAACAGCAAACGAGAAACAAAACCAGAAGTATAATAAAGACCCGCCATTGAGAATTCAAAGAAAATGGAGAACTGTAATATTTATATATGAtgttataaagaaaaaaataaactgTTTGATTGTATAcgttttgtgtgtgtgtatatagaGATGTTTTCATGCAGAGAACTGGGACTGAGAGAGAGAGTTGAAACTGAAGAGTTTTGAGTCGTGCCGTATATGGGAACTTTGTATTAGGAGTCGTTTTTGCCGTTGATGGTGTTGTCATTAGCTTTGATAACTCCGAATGTAATTTCATTGAGCTAATCGATAAGGATTACTATAATATTTGGATTATGGTAGGCTTCATAAGATGAAAAAGTAAATCTATTATAAATAACCGAGAATTTTAATTAGTTGTCACCTTGTTGGCGAAGAGTTCATTTTGTACTTTGGGCGAGCGAAGATCattatgtatttatattaagaaatttattactattaaatatgtataattaGGGGTATACATAAGTCGGGTTGgttcaaaattttcaattaccaaaccaataGTATCAGGTTTTTAAATCTATaacccaaaccaaaccaacaTAGTTGGGTTTTTCAATCTCCATTTATTTTGGGTTTTTCAGATTTTCGGGTTTTTTCCCGTAAAATCTTTATAGAACAAAATATGTAATTTGTGCTCTAAATATTTATTTAGTCCAGTAAGATAAAATTATATAAtgcatttttcaagaaaataacatattaatcggagtaagtcatagcattatactaaaatattcaataataaagataataaaattacataaagcaAATATTGGTAATTAATAAGTCactaatacctaaagtgaagaaCCCAACCACCAGCCTATCTCTTGCTGCACAGTGCTATACAAGATAATATCAAAAATCCTAACAGTAAGACTACAGGAAGTTATGACTGATCTTATAGATAATTGCCAAACAGCTTTTGTACCTGGTAGATTGATTACTGACAAGATTATTATGAGTCATGAATTGGTCAAAGGGTATGGGAGGAAGAATATATCACCAAGATGTATGCTTAAAATTGATATGCAGAAAGCATATGACTCTGTGGAATGGGTATACATTGAGCAAGTGATGAAGCTATTAGGGTTCCCTGAGAAATTTATAAAATGAATAATGGTGTGCATTAGTACAGTGGTCTATTCAGTTATAATCAATGAGCAACTATCAAAGCGTTTTGAGGCAAGAAAGGGGCTTAGGCAATGAGATCCTCTTTCACCATTACTATTTCTGATGGCAATGAAATATCTAAATAGGCTGCTGAAGCCATTGAAGGAGAACAAAGAATTCAAATTCCATTCAAAGTGTGCTAAAGTCAGTCTAGTGCACTTAGGATTTGCTGATGatctgttattttttttaaagaggggatgatgataggctataattacgtattttagtcgcttattacactcatatttactgcactttaaatgagtttgagctttaatcgctagtgtcttgcactaattatgtgttttatgcattgtaggagtgattccgagctatgtagatgttatagaatgaattcaagtgatttggagctttgaaatctgattAAAAGCTCAAATAATTAagctgggatcgtgttcggggatcaacggatgatagtaagaacaaacgaagaatcgagtaggcatattgcgtaccgtctagtaaaatacacataacgtTTTCCTCAGAAATCTATTTGGGCTTCACAATATATGcttggaaagctaactcaaagaGCTACAGCttttatgttttacgtttttccaaattccaaacggaaTAGGGTGAAAAGTGCACGTCAAGAAAGCGGACGTGCTCAAGCCGCGCTTGTCAGGCAGAATCAAAGTTGATATACGCGGTCTGAGTGCGGTCCAAGCGCGGCTACGCACGTCCTGTCCGGAAAATatgtcctttttcgcgtaggagaaggtgtaaTTGTTTGGGCCCAACTCTACTtgatatatatacatggaaaaacggtagTTTGGGGAGGTTGGACAGATTTGagacacagattcgacctaaggaggcaaagacacaataggagcaaggcggggaattcttctacgagtttttccttccttttcctatttttcattgttggttatgagttttagtattgtagttttacatactgttatgaatagctaatttgttatctagggttttgatggaatcttttgtaggataaattcttgttatgtttttatataattgagtcgtagtattttctctatttgttcaactatattattcttgtggttgattgaaggaccctcaattagctgtgcctatttagtatgtattattCGGGAGAGAGTgaatatttaggtagttgttgaacaacatcactcccgacgtatgtgagaaatcaataaccaagggtttaaaggtgggattagggataacgaaaccttgggtgtgatctaagtgagctgtaattaaagccagctagcgtaacttggaagagtatgtctagtaaattatcgtaattactcaggagagacttacaacactcagagcgctcatgatcggtagagaatacttaggcgaaattatagaagacatagtgggaaggattccgacaattgggaaaatcataactctagacctccttaatcttttctccaaccttTAGTATCTTaagtgttaatttattattttaatttgttagttagttagttaaacacaagaatcttaatatctataagttaggaattgttcaaacttgtattcttggtgatagtgaacaacaGTAACTAAGCCTTAGTTTTCTATGGGAtttgactccggacttgtaaaccggattatatttgcaacgaatgcttagtcctttttataagacatagttgggcgtgatcaaattttagcTTCGTtgtcggggaactaacggtgtagttgtagctgtatatattgctaggttgcgagtttgaacttttattttttttttgttttttttttgaatttttttaattttattataaccgTTGATTTGAGAAATATGACATCTTGAAATTATGGGAATTTAGGTGTAGATAATTCTACTATTGATCCTCATAAATATTGTAAAGGAAACCACTCgtatcaaaattatcaaaatatttctgagagcgagttatgtgcaccaactcaatcttatttgtggaatgtgtgtgatgtgCGTGGTGGTAAAAATGGTCACCTTCATAGTTGtgcttatattttttattttcccccaaccccttactatgatagttctacctt is a genomic window containing:
- the LOC107775389 gene encoding LOW QUALITY PROTEIN: glycosyltransferase-like At2g41451 (The sequence of the model RefSeq protein was modified relative to this genomic sequence to represent the inferred CDS: inserted 2 bases in 1 codon); protein product: MAGLYYTSGFVSRLLFLLTVLSVSLAAFAFVLQWRGGLPDPSTRWAPDDDPIEFHATGGSKPVRLSDSSSSGCEDILGQSRMPSFPYFKDWKFNFGSSSGSDLKPKISITTSTSAGLEQILPWLFYHKVIGVTNFFLFVEGKAASPNVSKVLESIQGVRVIYRTRELEDVQAKSRIWNETWLAGFFYQPCNYELFVKQTLNMEMAIVMAREAGVDWIIHLDTDELLHPAGTSEYSLRRLLADLPEDVDMVVFPNYESSVERDDVKEPFSEVSMFKKNYDHLPKETYFGNYKEATRGNPNYFLTYGNGKSAARVQDHLRPNGAHRWHNYMKSPKEIKLDEAAVLHYTYPKFSDLTSRRDRCGCKPTKEDVKRCFMLEFDRAAFIIASTVTEEEMLQWYREHVVWTDKTLIRKLIKKGILTRIYTPMVIIQGLKESGVFASVVASAHRNIIKEESLSSTGNRNASRYPHITDTFPRKMGRILEPQATARKFLEFSETDRQAISPQSPPGMDGIXTSTKYLLYNNSS